A genomic segment from Nodularia sphaerocarpa UHCC 0038 encodes:
- a CDS encoding ABC transporter substrate-binding protein, with product MYKFRRGFRLFGLTLLAIVLFSACVSNNSRNLTNSAELLPSQCRIVKHIMGETCVPNNPQRIVVLEGASLEIALVLGLKPVGASIFFGDLPAYLQKKAQGVAIVGESGKPNLEKILTLKPDVILSVSNWRQQGSLYNQLSQIAPTVTCEWSGGKGFRWQECFQYFAEALGKSSEADIVINNYQQRVTKLQQALGDSLHTTEVSLVRIYADRIRLRGEGGHLCSMVIQDVGLPRSPIQKKGIDISIESIEYADGDVIFLQQHPQADNYNYILNHPLWLQLNAVQSGKVYEVGDDYWHGGSYIAANLILDDLFKYLVK from the coding sequence ATGTATAAATTTCGTCGTGGGTTTAGGTTATTTGGGTTAACACTTTTGGCAATTGTGCTATTTTCTGCTTGTGTTAGTAATAATTCACGAAATTTAACTAACTCTGCTGAGTTATTGCCTTCACAGTGCAGAATAGTCAAACACATTATGGGTGAAACCTGTGTCCCTAATAATCCACAACGGATAGTAGTGCTAGAGGGAGCAAGTTTAGAGATTGCTCTTGTTTTGGGTCTCAAACCTGTAGGTGCTTCTATCTTTTTTGGCGATTTACCTGCTTATTTGCAGAAAAAGGCTCAAGGCGTGGCGATAGTTGGTGAGTCTGGAAAACCCAATTTAGAAAAGATTTTGACACTGAAGCCAGACGTTATTCTTTCTGTTTCTAATTGGAGACAACAAGGAAGTTTATATAATCAATTGTCGCAAATTGCACCGACAGTTACCTGTGAATGGTCGGGCGGTAAAGGCTTTCGTTGGCAGGAATGCTTTCAATACTTCGCTGAAGCATTGGGTAAATCATCTGAGGCTGATATTGTTATCAATAATTATCAGCAACGGGTAACAAAGTTACAACAGGCATTAGGGGATTCTCTGCACACCACAGAGGTTTCACTCGTCAGGATTTATGCAGATAGAATTCGTCTACGGGGGGAAGGAGGACATCTATGCAGCATGGTCATTCAGGATGTGGGTTTACCTCGTTCTCCCATTCAAAAAAAGGGCATTGATATTTCTATTGAGAGTATTGAATATGCAGATGGGGATGTAATTTTTCTGCAACAGCATCCACAAGCAGATAACTATAATTACATTCTTAACCATCCTTTATGGCTCCAATTAAATGCAGTTCAGTCAGGCAAAGTCTATGAGGTAGGTGATGATTATTGGCACGGTGGTAGCTACATCGCCGCCAATCTCATTCTTGATGATTTGTTTAAATATTTAGTGAAGTAA
- a CDS encoding TonB-dependent receptor has protein sequence MQSASAEVVQTKSGFSQDMTRERLGERLDFSRDLENPSPNLSPARREALNFPPSLVGKGVRGLGFTLAFPHNVKSQGERLATKAELLSQVPNSPTLVEVTGVEATPTEQGVEVILQTTQGQQLQITNRSADNKFIADIPNAQLVLPSGDGFIFRSENPTEGITEITVTNLDANTIRVTVGGEAGLPTVALFDSDQGLIFGFTPVVTSAQTPQLPAEEPESETQTEQPSTPDQPIELVVTGQQDGYSVPNATSATRTDTALRDIPQSTQVVPRQVLEDRQVIRASDALRSVSGVQQGNKVGGTSEVFNIRGFSQFGGNLRDGFNNRNNFSIVETANLERIEVLKGPASVLYGNLDPGGVINFVTKQPLSEPFYAAGLQVGSFGLVRPTLDLSGPLNPERTVLYRLNTAYERGGNFRNFDTEVERFFISPVVTWKISDRTDLRLELEYVNDQRPYDRGLVAFGTGVADIPFDTILGEPDDFSERTNFLAGYRLEHRFNDGWKLRNQFRYSSSDQTSNRLEPGRLNETTGELGREFALGEFTIRNYELQTDLVGNFATGSIQHTLLFGVDLSWVNDGGVSLFEPAPSINIFNPVYGIAPRPSRDEFADVFPFGSQTDSIGVFVQDQITLAENLKLLVGGRFDNIDQSSASDERQDQAFSPRVGIVYQPIEPISLYTSFSRAFQPNFGTRVDGSLLEPVRGTQYEVGVRGEFLNGRLTTNLAAYEITRNNLAVTDPDNPDFSIPSGEQRSRGIELDLTGQVLPGWNLIASYAYTDARVTKDDNLQPGNLLDGVPFNSASLWSTYEIQTGDFQGLGFGLGLFYVGERQGDLNNSFQVPSYVRTDASIFYRRNNWRAGININNLFNVDYIEDTGQRRNRINPGAPLTVRGTVSVEF, from the coding sequence GTGCAGTCTGCGTCAGCTGAGGTAGTTCAGACCAAATCAGGCTTTTCCCAAGATATGACGCGAGAAAGACTAGGTGAACGTCTTGACTTTTCACGGGATCTGGAAAACCCCTCTCCAAACCTCTCCCCTGCAAGGAGAGAGGCTTTAAATTTTCCCCCTTCCCTGGTAGGGAAGGGGGTTAGGGGGTTAGGTTTCACGTTAGCTTTTCCACATAACGTGAAAAGTCAGGGTGAACGTCTTGCAACTAAAGCTGAATTACTGTCTCAAGTACCTAATTCCCCCACACTGGTAGAAGTGACAGGAGTGGAAGCTACTCCCACAGAGCAAGGTGTGGAGGTGATTTTACAGACAACTCAAGGACAACAGTTACAAATCACCAATCGCAGTGCCGATAATAAGTTTATCGCTGATATTCCCAATGCTCAATTAGTTTTACCCAGTGGCGATGGGTTCATATTCCGTTCCGAAAACCCAACTGAGGGAATTACTGAGATAACAGTAACAAACTTGGATGCAAATACTATCCGCGTGACTGTGGGTGGTGAGGCGGGATTACCCACTGTAGCGTTATTTGATAGTGACCAAGGATTAATTTTTGGCTTCACACCAGTTGTAACTTCTGCCCAAACTCCACAATTACCAGCAGAAGAACCAGAAAGTGAAACTCAAACAGAACAACCATCAACTCCAGACCAGCCGATTGAATTGGTGGTAACGGGTCAGCAAGATGGATACAGTGTACCCAATGCCACAAGTGCTACGAGGACAGACACAGCCCTGCGTGACATTCCCCAATCAACTCAAGTGGTTCCCCGACAGGTGTTAGAGGATAGACAGGTGATTCGAGCCTCAGATGCACTGCGTAGTGTCAGTGGTGTGCAGCAGGGAAATAAAGTTGGCGGTACATCCGAGGTATTTAATATTCGTGGTTTTTCACAATTTGGAGGGAATCTCCGCGATGGCTTTAACAATAGAAACAATTTTTCTATTGTAGAAACGGCAAATTTGGAACGGATAGAAGTCCTCAAAGGACCGGCTTCTGTACTCTATGGTAATTTAGACCCTGGTGGTGTGATTAACTTCGTTACAAAGCAACCCCTCTCAGAGCCTTTTTATGCTGCGGGATTGCAGGTTGGAAGTTTTGGTTTAGTGCGACCAACCCTTGATTTATCAGGCCCCTTAAATCCGGAGCGGACAGTACTCTATCGGTTGAATACAGCTTATGAGAGAGGCGGAAACTTTCGGAACTTTGATACAGAAGTTGAACGATTCTTCATTTCACCAGTAGTTACTTGGAAGATTAGCGATCGCACTGACCTCAGACTTGAATTAGAGTATGTAAATGATCAGCGTCCATATGATCGGGGATTGGTTGCTTTTGGTACAGGGGTTGCTGATATTCCCTTTGATACAATTTTGGGTGAACCAGACGACTTCAGTGAAAGAACAAATTTTTTAGCAGGATATCGATTAGAGCATCGCTTCAATGATGGCTGGAAACTCCGGAATCAGTTTCGATACTCTTCCTCTGACCAAACCAGTAATCGGCTCGAACCTGGCAGGCTCAACGAAACCACTGGGGAACTAGGTAGAGAATTTGCTCTGGGTGAATTTACAATCAGAAATTATGAATTGCAAACCGATCTAGTGGGAAATTTTGCTACGGGATCAATCCAGCACACCCTGCTATTTGGCGTTGATTTATCTTGGGTAAATGACGGAGGAGTATCTCTTTTTGAACCCGCTCCTAGCATTAATATCTTTAATCCTGTTTATGGAATCGCTCCCCGACCTAGCAGAGATGAATTTGCAGATGTATTCCCTTTTGGATCTCAAACAGATTCCATTGGCGTGTTTGTGCAAGATCAAATTACCCTAGCTGAAAACTTAAAACTGCTAGTAGGTGGACGCTTTGACAATATCGATCAAAGCTCTGCTTCTGATGAACGGCAAGATCAAGCCTTTAGTCCGCGAGTGGGTATCGTCTATCAACCGATTGAGCCAATTTCTCTATATACTAGTTTCAGTAGAGCATTTCAACCTAACTTTGGAACTCGTGTAGATGGTTCGCTGCTTGAACCAGTGCGCGGTACGCAGTATGAAGTTGGTGTCAGAGGCGAGTTTCTCAATGGTAGACTGACCACAAATCTAGCTGCTTATGAAATCACCAGGAATAATCTTGCGGTTACTGATCCAGATAATCCAGATTTCTCCATTCCATCAGGAGAGCAAAGAAGCCGGGGTATTGAGTTGGATCTTACAGGACAAGTTCTTCCAGGATGGAATTTGATTGCTTCCTACGCTTACACCGATGCCAGAGTTACCAAAGATGACAATCTACAACCAGGTAATTTACTTGATGGTGTACCGTTTAATTCAGCCAGTTTGTGGTCAACTTATGAAATTCAAACAGGTGATTTCCAAGGCTTAGGATTTGGCTTAGGTTTATTTTATGTGGGTGAACGCCAAGGTGATTTGAATAACTCTTTTCAAGTTCCTAGTTATGTACGTACTGATGCCAGTATATTTTATCGACGAAATAACTGGCGGGCTGGCATTAACATTAATAATCTTTTCAATGTCGATTATATCGAAGATACTGGCCAGCGACGGAATCGCATTAACCCTGGTGCGCCTTTGACGGTGAGAGGAACTGTGTCAGTGGAGTTTTAG
- a CDS encoding AraC family transcriptional regulator, whose protein sequence is MQLEMAGILSIQNMDEMFAETPINGNLDHSSGNDIVLNYPESVGKGYWQRTFLPDGISIDIENNVFLKHIILEEPVGEGWPEIGFRLSGNRKLYTGEVMQGGQNFLHLSDVSRGGITEWAGNQRHLKVDINLTPEMWAMLIQQHSQYLSPHQQLPLYGAKNAPYYELRTTTPVMQSVLYQILNCPYRDFIREIYLQSKALELVALWLAQELDYRQINQSTVKLSPDDIERIYYARDILITNLHHPPTLLELSRRVAVNQRKLKQGFRQIFGTTVFGYLHDHRMEQAKQMLAEQKLSVAQVAHAVGYSHLSHFASAFRKKIGVNPSAYKR, encoded by the coding sequence GTGCAACTAGAGATGGCTGGTATCTTATCAATCCAAAATATGGATGAAATGTTTGCAGAAACACCTATCAACGGTAATTTGGATCATTCATCCGGAAATGACATAGTTTTGAACTATCCAGAGTCTGTGGGGAAAGGATACTGGCAGCGCACGTTCCTACCGGATGGTATTTCTATAGATATTGAAAATAATGTATTCCTCAAGCATATTATCTTGGAGGAACCAGTCGGCGAGGGATGGCCGGAAATAGGTTTTCGTTTATCAGGAAACCGTAAATTGTATACAGGTGAAGTGATGCAAGGTGGTCAAAACTTCTTGCACTTGTCGGATGTTAGTCGCGGAGGGATAACAGAGTGGGCGGGTAATCAAAGACACCTGAAAGTTGACATTAACCTCACGCCGGAAATGTGGGCAATGTTGATTCAGCAACACTCACAATACTTATCTCCACACCAGCAACTTCCGCTTTATGGGGCTAAAAATGCACCGTACTACGAATTACGAACCACTACACCTGTAATGCAGTCGGTGTTATACCAAATTCTTAACTGTCCCTATCGAGATTTTATCCGAGAAATTTATCTCCAAAGTAAAGCACTGGAACTTGTGGCATTGTGGCTGGCGCAAGAACTAGACTATCGACAGATTAACCAATCTACAGTCAAACTTTCCCCAGATGATATAGAACGTATTTACTATGCCAGAGATATTCTCATTACTAACTTACATCATCCGCCAACATTGCTAGAACTCTCCCGTCGAGTGGCGGTGAATCAACGGAAACTGAAGCAGGGTTTTCGGCAAATATTTGGAACGACAGTTTTTGGCTACCTCCATGATCATCGCATGGAACAAGCTAAACAAATGTTGGCAGAACAAAAATTGTCTGTTGCCCAAGTTGCCCATGCTGTGGGTTATTCTCACCTAAGTCACTTTGCATCTGCCTTTAGAAAAAAGATAGGGGTAAATCCCAGTGCTTACAAACGGTAA
- a CDS encoding helix-turn-helix transcriptional regulator: MALQQLLGCPYQGNTKRVYLESKVWELMALQVDQFLEIQTVETTSKSLNAEDIERIHYASEILLKRLDQPPSLMELARMVGINDNKLKVGFKQVFETTVFGYLHDCRMERSRQMLAAGRLTVTEAAKAVVFANRGYFAASFRRKFGVNPGIYLNDKRQKVKNSV; encoded by the coding sequence ATGGCACTACAACAACTGTTAGGCTGTCCGTATCAGGGAAACACAAAGCGGGTATATCTGGAAAGCAAAGTTTGGGAATTGATGGCGCTTCAGGTTGATCAATTCCTGGAAATTCAGACGGTGGAGACAACCAGCAAAAGTTTAAATGCAGAAGACATTGAGCGTATTCATTACGCCAGTGAAATTTTATTGAAGCGGTTAGATCAGCCACCTTCGTTGATGGAGTTGGCGCGGATGGTGGGAATTAATGACAATAAGCTGAAGGTGGGATTTAAGCAGGTATTTGAGACCACAGTGTTTGGCTACCTTCATGATTGTCGCATGGAGCGATCGCGCCAAATGTTAGCAGCCGGTAGATTAACGGTAACTGAAGCCGCAAAAGCCGTAGTATTTGCGAATCGAGGTTACTTTGCTGCCTCATTCCGCCGTAAATTTGGCGTAAATCCGGGAATTTATCTCAATGACAAACGACAAAAAGTCAAAAACTCCGTCTAG
- a CDS encoding iron-siderophore ABC transporter substrate-binding protein, producing the protein MNDSYIKFKSLTRWWGFGIVLFCTLLLSVACHHGGSLPVNEQIANTACRDVEHAAGITCVPDKFERLVTLDDAENAIALGIKPVGAVISDFSLYWQDQLTGVKNIGKIGEPNLESILALKPDLIAGFEYQKDIYPLTSKIAPTVLFEFGHSGKWKEVFTNISVALGKKEVGQQVMENYYQRLKEFKQQMGKDLSKIKVSVVRVYPDKINLYLLDSFCGIVLQDAGLSRPESQKLSGSEAEKLFGNPIQVSIGNELIEKADGDVIFIWTAENITKKGNKTAQKNLEQLKSNPLWQNLKAVQENKVYVVPSYWIGSGMLAANAIIDDLFKYLINQS; encoded by the coding sequence ATGAATGACAGTTATATCAAATTCAAAAGCTTAACTCGCTGGTGGGGATTTGGGATTGTACTATTTTGTACTCTACTCCTATCTGTCGCTTGTCATCATGGTGGTTCTCTACCTGTGAATGAACAGATAGCAAACACAGCTTGTCGTGATGTTGAACACGCTGCGGGAATCACCTGTGTTCCAGACAAGTTTGAGCGACTGGTGACTTTAGATGATGCTGAAAATGCGATCGCACTAGGAATTAAACCTGTTGGTGCTGTAATCTCTGATTTTTCATTATATTGGCAAGATCAGCTGACAGGGGTAAAAAACATCGGTAAAATTGGCGAACCTAACTTAGAAAGTATTCTCGCACTCAAACCAGATTTAATTGCGGGTTTTGAATATCAAAAAGATATTTATCCTCTCACTTCAAAAATTGCACCAACAGTTTTGTTTGAATTTGGACACAGTGGTAAATGGAAAGAGGTATTTACAAATATTAGTGTGGCGTTAGGTAAGAAAGAAGTTGGACAACAAGTAATGGAAAATTATTACCAACGTCTTAAAGAATTTAAGCAGCAAATGGGCAAAGATTTATCAAAAATTAAAGTTTCTGTAGTGCGCGTCTATCCAGATAAAATAAACCTTTATCTCCTTGATTCTTTTTGCGGAATAGTGTTACAAGATGCGGGATTGTCTCGTCCTGAATCACAAAAATTAAGTGGCTCAGAGGCAGAAAAATTATTTGGTAATCCGATTCAAGTATCTATCGGTAATGAGTTAATAGAAAAAGCAGATGGTGATGTGATATTTATTTGGACGGCTGAAAATATCACCAAAAAAGGCAATAAAACAGCGCAAAAGAATTTAGAGCAACTTAAATCAAATCCCCTGTGGCAAAATTTAAAAGCTGTGCAAGAAAATAAAGTTTATGTAGTTCCAAGTTACTGGATTGGTAGTGGTATGTTAGCTGCAAACGCAATTATTGATGATTTATTTAAATATCTAATTAATCAATCATAA
- a CDS encoding DUF1636 domain-containing protein, with product MTLHTLFVCKSCSAVLSHEEADDRAEGNQLLLKLLETQKNNSAYSTLNIQPVGCLWTCVKKYSCAVSFVCPQKYTYHFVDLTEDSITDLFQFSQLYQESQDGYILPPKLPGTLRSHLLVRIPPTPDIVHTS from the coding sequence ATGACACTTCATACCTTATTTGTTTGTAAATCTTGCAGTGCTGTTCTCTCTCACGAAGAAGCAGACGATCGCGCCGAAGGAAATCAACTCTTACTGAAGCTGCTAGAGACTCAAAAAAATAATTCTGCTTATAGCACTCTCAATATACAGCCTGTGGGGTGTTTGTGGACTTGCGTTAAAAAATATTCTTGTGCTGTCAGCTTTGTTTGTCCGCAAAAATATACATATCACTTTGTTGATTTGACAGAGGATAGCATCACTGATTTGTTTCAATTCAGCCAGCTTTATCAAGAGAGTCAAGACGGATATATTTTACCTCCCAAGCTACCTGGGACACTTCGTTCTCATCTTTTAGTCCGCATCCCTCCCACACCAGATATAGTACACACATCCTGA
- a CDS encoding ATP-binding cassette domain-containing protein: MTVTKKPKHWELIWQLIRYKPKLYILDSIYWILIMGLPALPGLIIREFFNRLTNEAQLGLSPLALIALLLALNLGHIAVIFAGRVTKSQHRFLMRSLLRHNLLDRLFKNPTAQPMVVNQDVETTVSQGEIISYFRDDAEQIEDNVAWISEVSGQGIFAVFCLVILLSINVQMTLFVFLPLVGMIAIIQRAETQIKKYRKASRQATEKVTGILGEIFSSVQAIKVAGAEKNVLNYFRTLNDQRRQTMIKDSLFNAILNSSFQNMVILGTGIILLLASQLMQSGVNQLTVGDFALFVYNLSFVTSFFTSVGGFMALSKHTEVSFDRMASLLSGASADTLVAPNELYLNDLNGRQKDLPTIEQPLRNEKDNLQSLRISHLTYIYPGTNQGVTDISFEIQRGTLTVITGQIGAGKSTLLRLLLGLLPKQSGEIYWNGNIVENPATFFVPPRSAYTPQIPQLFSYSLRENILLGLSKDNQDIATALNMAVFEQDLATMNQSLETLVGSKGVRLSGGQMQRVAAARMFIRQPELLVFDDLSSALDVETELALWSRIFVNTEQGENPWTPTCLVVSHRPSVLRRADQIIVLKAGRIEAQGKFDQIFQQEGL, translated from the coding sequence ATGACAGTAACAAAAAAGCCTAAACATTGGGAACTAATATGGCAACTGATTCGCTACAAACCAAAACTATATATCCTTGATAGCATCTACTGGATATTAATCATGGGTTTGCCAGCCCTACCCGGCTTAATCATCCGAGAATTTTTCAATCGTTTGACAAACGAGGCACAATTAGGACTATCACCTCTAGCTTTAATTGCATTATTACTAGCACTGAACTTAGGACATATCGCAGTTATATTTGCCGGGCGAGTTACCAAAAGCCAGCACCGTTTTCTGATGCGGTCATTACTGCGACATAATTTATTAGATCGCCTGTTTAAAAATCCCACCGCACAGCCAATGGTTGTGAATCAAGATGTGGAAACCACTGTGTCTCAGGGTGAAATAATTAGCTATTTTCGTGATGATGCCGAACAAATAGAAGACAACGTAGCATGGATATCAGAAGTCTCAGGACAAGGCATATTTGCTGTTTTCTGTTTAGTAATTTTATTGAGTATTAATGTACAGATGACGCTGTTTGTGTTTCTACCCTTAGTAGGAATGATAGCAATTATTCAACGAGCCGAAACGCAGATTAAAAAGTATAGAAAAGCCAGCCGCCAAGCCACCGAAAAAGTTACAGGAATTTTAGGTGAAATATTTAGTTCAGTCCAAGCCATTAAAGTAGCTGGTGCAGAAAAAAATGTGCTGAATTATTTTCGCACTTTAAATGACCAACGCCGCCAGACAATGATTAAGGATAGTTTGTTTAATGCTATTCTCAATTCTTCCTTTCAAAATATGGTGATTTTGGGGACAGGAATAATTTTGCTCCTGGCTTCTCAATTAATGCAGAGTGGTGTTAATCAGTTAACAGTAGGTGACTTTGCTTTATTTGTTTATAACCTCTCATTTGTGACCAGCTTTTTTACTTCTGTTGGCGGTTTTATGGCATTATCAAAACACACAGAAGTGTCTTTTGATCGGATGGCTAGTTTACTATCTGGTGCGTCGGCAGATACATTAGTAGCCCCCAATGAACTTTATCTGAATGACCTGAACGGTCGCCAGAAAGATTTACCCACAATAGAACAACCTCTGCGGAATGAAAAAGATAATCTTCAATCTTTGAGAATATCTCATCTAACTTATATTTATCCTGGTACTAACCAAGGAGTTACAGATATTAGCTTTGAAATTCAGCGCGGTACTCTAACTGTAATTACTGGTCAGATTGGTGCTGGTAAAAGTACATTACTGCGGCTATTATTAGGATTGCTACCTAAACAAAGCGGGGAAATTTACTGGAATGGAAATATTGTAGAAAACCCTGCAACTTTCTTTGTTCCACCCCGCAGTGCTTATACTCCCCAAATTCCCCAGTTATTTAGCTATTCCCTGCGCGAAAATATTTTGTTGGGCTTGTCTAAAGATAATCAAGATATCGCCACAGCTTTAAACATGGCTGTATTTGAACAAGATTTAGCAACTATGAATCAAAGCCTAGAAACATTAGTTGGTTCCAAAGGTGTGCGCCTTTCTGGTGGACAAATGCAACGAGTAGCAGCAGCGCGGATGTTTATCCGTCAACCGGAATTATTAGTATTTGATGACCTTTCTAGCGCTTTGGATGTGGAGACAGAATTGGCGTTGTGGTCGCGGATATTTGTTAATACAGAACAGGGAGAAAATCCTTGGACACCAACCTGTCTTGTGGTTTCTCATCGCCCTTCTGTGTTGCGTCGCGCTGACCAAATTATTGTCTTGAAAGCAGGTAGAATAGAAGCCCAAGGTAAATTTGATCAGATTTTCCAGCAGGAAGGTTTGTAG
- a CDS encoding ABC transporter ATP-binding protein, producing MKIGLRQYWNLLVEYLKPQKGRVFKFAIALLASIGLQLVNPQILRYFIDTAVAGGSGRNLLLSALLFIGVALVTQLITVAATYYGENVAWRATNALRADLVEHCLQLDLSFHKFSTAGELLERVDGDVHTLSQFFSKFTVYILGNLLLMSGVIIVLFAEDWRAGIAIAFFSLTALGTLIRLRSIAVPYWQTYRQISANFFGFVGEQLAGMEDVRANGAKSYVMQRFHKILQGWLPIYHQARFASTILWGTTNGIFTLGTAIALSVGAYLWSQNIVTIGTVYILYYYTNLLSEPIEQIRNQFEELQQAEASIYRIQDLLQVKSQLSAGGEQRLPPGALSITFDHLSFSYNDRKSEEADLVLQDISFNLPAGQLLGLLGRTGSGKSSLARLLLRLYDPKSGSIHLGGVPINQTYLTDLPQKIGLVTQDVQLFQTTVRNNLTFFNQEISDERIYETLEILGLSQWLHSLPQGLDTNLGPDSSGLSAGQAQLLAFTRVFLKDPGLVILDEASSRLDPMTEKLIETAVDKLLTGRTGIIIAHRLATVQKANQILILEQGRISEYGQREELLKNPESRFAHLLQTGLTDLLT from the coding sequence ATGAAAATCGGACTGCGGCAATACTGGAACTTACTTGTAGAATATCTCAAACCCCAAAAAGGAAGGGTCTTCAAATTTGCGATCGCACTCTTAGCCAGCATCGGGCTACAATTAGTCAACCCCCAGATTCTTCGCTATTTCATTGATACAGCCGTAGCTGGTGGTTCAGGGCGAAACTTACTCTTATCTGCCCTACTCTTTATTGGTGTAGCTTTAGTCACTCAACTAATCACAGTTGCTGCTACCTACTACGGTGAAAACGTCGCCTGGAGAGCCACCAACGCCTTACGTGCTGACTTAGTTGAACATTGTTTGCAACTAGACTTATCTTTTCATAAATTCTCCACAGCCGGTGAATTACTCGAGAGAGTAGACGGTGATGTTCATACTCTTTCGCAATTCTTCTCCAAATTTACCGTTTACATCTTGGGCAATTTGCTCTTGATGTCAGGTGTGATTATAGTTCTATTTGCCGAAGATTGGCGTGCTGGGATTGCGATCGCCTTTTTTAGCCTGACAGCATTAGGAACTTTAATACGTCTGCGTTCCATAGCCGTTCCCTATTGGCAAACTTATCGGCAAATTAGTGCCAATTTTTTTGGTTTCGTAGGTGAACAACTCGCCGGAATGGAAGACGTGCGCGCCAATGGAGCCAAAAGCTATGTCATGCAACGCTTCCACAAAATTTTGCAAGGCTGGCTACCCATCTATCATCAAGCCCGCTTTGCCAGTACAATTCTTTGGGGTACAACAAACGGTATCTTTACATTAGGAACTGCGATCGCCTTAAGCGTCGGTGCTTACCTTTGGAGTCAAAACATTGTTACCATTGGTACAGTATATATACTGTACTATTACACCAACTTACTCAGCGAACCCATTGAACAAATTCGCAACCAATTTGAAGAACTCCAACAAGCAGAAGCCAGTATTTACCGTATTCAAGATTTACTACAAGTAAAATCCCAACTCAGTGCAGGAGGCGAACAAAGACTTCCTCCAGGCGCACTTTCCATCACCTTTGATCACCTTTCCTTTAGTTACAATGACCGAAAATCGGAAGAAGCGGATTTAGTACTGCAAGACATATCCTTTAATTTACCTGCTGGACAACTATTAGGTTTACTAGGGCGAACAGGTAGCGGTAAATCCTCCCTAGCACGGTTATTACTGAGATTATATGACCCCAAATCAGGCTCAATTCACTTGGGAGGCGTACCAATTAACCAGACTTACTTAACAGATTTACCTCAAAAAATCGGATTAGTCACCCAGGACGTACAACTGTTTCAAACAACAGTGCGGAATAATCTCACCTTTTTTAATCAGGAAATTAGCGACGAACGCATCTATGAAACCTTAGAAATATTAGGATTATCACAATGGTTGCATTCATTACCCCAAGGCTTAGACACAAACTTGGGGCCAGATAGTAGCGGCTTATCAGCCGGACAAGCGCAGTTACTCGCCTTTACCCGCGTATTTCTCAAAGACCCTGGTTTAGTCATATTAGATGAAGCCTCCTCACGCCTCGATCCCATGACAGAAAAACTGATTGAAACAGCCGTTGATAAATTACTAACTGGACGTACAGGTATTATTATTGCCCATCGTTTAGCCACCGTACAAAAAGCAAATCAAATCTTAATTTTAGAACAAGGTCGAATTAGTGAATATGGTCAACGAGAAGAATTACTTAAAAATCCCGAATCACGTTTTGCCCACTTATTACAAACTGGCTTAACCGATTTATTAACCTAA